A genomic region of Danio aesculapii chromosome 21, fDanAes4.1, whole genome shotgun sequence contains the following coding sequences:
- the bnip1b gene encoding vesicle transport protein SEC20 — MASSSDVHVRICGQEMIKYDLEIKAIIQDIRECCGPQAVLMDLNSTVKEKFSLLRQRIQDMEQMAKEQDRETDKQALLSETEGHRKQMLSNQMAWRKANLACKLAIDNLEKDELLQGGDAVRQRKATKESLVQTSSDITESLMSISRMMAQQVQQSDETIGNLVTSSRTVQETNEEFKAMTGTIHLGRKLILKYNRRELTDKLLIFLAIALFLATVLYILKKRLFPFI; from the exons ATGGCGTCCTCCTCTGATGTACATGTCCGAATATGTGGCCAAGAGATGATCAAATACGACCTGGAAATCAAAGCTATTATTCAG GATATAAGAGAGTGCTGTGGGCCACAGGCGGTGCTGATGGACCTTAATTCAACAGTCAAGGAGAAGTTCAGTCTTTTAAGACAGAGGATTCAG GACATGGAGCAGATGGCGAAAGAACAAGATAGAGAGACTGATAAGCAAGCTCTCCTGAGCGAAACCGAAGGCCATCGGAAGCAGATGTTAAG TAACCAGATGGCTTGGAGGAAAGCAAACCTGGCCTGCAAACTGGCCATTGATAACCTGGAGAAGGACGAACTGCTTCAAGGAGGAGATGCGGTGAGACAGAG GAAGGCCACCAAAGAGAGTTTGGTGCAGACATCCAGTGACATCACCGAGAGCCTGATGAGCATCAGCCGAATGATGGCGCAGCAGGTGCAGCAGAGCGACGAGACCATCGGAAATCTGG ttACGTCCTCAAGGACTGTACAAGAGACAAACGAAGAGTTTAAAGCCATGACGGGGACCATTCACTTGGGCCGAAAACTTATCCTGAAATATAACCGCCGCGAGCTGACCGACAAACTGCTGATCTTTTTAGCCATCGCTCTGTTTCTGGCGACGGTGCTCTACATCCTGAAAAAAAGACTCTTCCCCTTCATTTAG